A window of the Eubacterium sp. 1001713B170207_170306_E7 genome harbors these coding sequences:
- a CDS encoding family 1 encapsulin nanocompartment shell protein: MDYLARTTAPFGDDLWEQIDNTVVEAAKKCMVARRFLPLYGPLGAGIQGVNVDAQTKEEEFEDDFVRTTGRKFVELPQLYADFMILWRDLEASQRMGTPIDLSAVARAAQALAKAEDKMIFFGNKALGLEGLLNAQGATTMKREDWGTGENAFSNIAAAAALLDEKGIIGRYSLAMGPDLYYQLQRIQPGTGLMEIDRIRELLGGRVFKSNTLAGKALLVCSEAQYMDLAVGQDMASSYLELVDLNHHFRILETIALRVKNGEAIVVFE, from the coding sequence ATGGACTATTTAGCAAGAACAACCGCTCCCTTTGGTGATGACCTCTGGGAACAGATTGATAACACAGTGGTTGAAGCTGCCAAGAAATGTATGGTCGCCCGCCGTTTTTTACCTCTGTATGGCCCCTTAGGCGCCGGAATCCAGGGCGTAAATGTTGACGCTCAGACAAAAGAGGAAGAATTCGAAGATGATTTTGTCCGTACAACCGGCAGAAAATTTGTCGAACTGCCACAGCTTTACGCCGATTTCATGATTTTATGGCGCGATCTGGAAGCCAGCCAGAGAATGGGCACTCCCATTGACCTGTCTGCTGTTGCCAGAGCGGCCCAGGCCCTGGCTAAGGCTGAAGACAAAATGATCTTTTTTGGCAATAAAGCCTTAGGTCTTGAGGGTCTTTTAAACGCCCAGGGTGCTACCACCATGAAACGTGAGGACTGGGGAACCGGCGAAAACGCTTTTTCAAACATTGCTGCCGCCGCTGCCCTTTTAGATGAAAAAGGCATTATCGGCCGTTATTCTCTGGCCATGGGTCCGGATTTGTACTACCAGCTTCAGCGTATCCAGCCAGGTACTGGATTGATGGAAATCGACCGTATCCGTGAGCTTTTAGGCGGCCGTGTATTTAAGAGCAATACCCTGGCTGGCAAAGCCCTCTTGGTCTGCTCCGAAGCACAGTATATGGATCTGGCCGTTGGTCAGGATATGGCCTCCTCCTATCTCGAGCTGGTTGATCTGAACCACCATTTCAGAATCCTCGAAACCATTGCCCTCCGCGTTAAAAATGGAGAAGCGATCGTCGTGTTTGAATAG
- a CDS encoding demethoxyubiquinone hydroxylase family protein, producing the protein MPAFGDPFAGNVERKMTKKELAQAIRLDLAGELEAIYLYDAHVQATDNVVAKKVLADIRDEEKAHIGELTTLMRYLDPEEAKLFEDGAEEVHEMMEDLGIPTGSSDAQSPEGATIGSLIE; encoded by the coding sequence ATGCCAGCATTTGGAGATCCGTTTGCAGGAAACGTAGAAAGAAAAATGACCAAGAAGGAATTGGCACAGGCCATCCGCCTTGATCTCGCAGGAGAACTGGAAGCCATTTATTTATATGACGCCCACGTACAGGCAACTGATAATGTCGTTGCCAAAAAGGTACTGGCCGATATTCGCGATGAAGAAAAAGCCCACATTGGAGAATTAACCACTCTGATGCGTTACTTAGATCCTGAAGAAGCAAAACTTTTTGAAGATGGTGCCGAAGAGGTGCACGAAATGATGGAAGATTTAGGCATCCCAACCGGAAGCAGTGACGCCCAATCCCCTGAAGGTGCTACCATCGGCAGTCTCATAGAGTAG
- a CDS encoding ABC transporter ATP-binding protein has translation MEETKQISTGYLIKRFAPYFKKYRWVLVLDLFCAALTTICELVLPLIVRFITDKGMNDMASLSVRLILYVGLFYLVLRLIDAAANYFMANIGHVMGARIETDMRRDIFGHLQKLSFSYYSNTKVGQIMARITSDLFDVTEFAHHCPEEFFIAALKITVSFVILANVNVALTLIIFAVIPIMLLCSIWFNKRMRRAFKMGRVVTGDINAQVEDSLLGVRVVKSFANEAIEEEKFNEGNAGFLDIKRMMYRYMAGFQTMTRLFDGVMYIVVVVAGSLFMIGGKITPGDLMAYLLYVTTLLTSIRRVVEFTEQFQRGMTGIERFIEIMDEPLEIVDTPGARKLKNVKGDIRFDHVGFMYSDDNTEVLSNIDLHVEPGKNIALIGPSGSGKSTLCNLIPRFYDVTSGRILIDGQDIKDLTLHSLRSEIGMVQQEVYLFAGSVFENIAYGLPGAGREAVETAAKQAGAHDFIMGLPEGYDTYVGERGVKLSGGQKQRISIARVFLKNPPILILDEATSALDNESERIVQQSLEKLTVGRTTFTIAHRLTTIRNADIILVLTEDGIVEQGTHRELMAKGGIYHDLYQFYTEDSDLNEEF, from the coding sequence ATGGAAGAGACAAAACAAATAAGTACGGGCTACCTGATCAAAAGGTTTGCGCCCTATTTTAAAAAATACCGCTGGGTGCTGGTGCTGGATCTTTTCTGCGCGGCGCTGACGACTATCTGTGAGCTGGTACTGCCGCTGATCGTACGCTTTATTACCGATAAGGGCATGAACGATATGGCCAGCCTTTCGGTGAGGCTGATTCTATATGTTGGGCTTTTTTACCTGGTTTTAAGGCTGATTGACGCGGCCGCCAACTATTTTATGGCAAATATCGGACATGTAATGGGGGCCAGAATCGAGACGGATATGCGGCGGGATATCTTCGGGCATCTTCAGAAGCTCTCCTTTTCCTACTACAGCAATACAAAGGTCGGGCAGATCATGGCCAGGATCACCAGCGATCTGTTTGACGTGACAGAGTTTGCCCATCATTGTCCTGAGGAGTTTTTTATCGCCGCCCTTAAAATCACGGTATCTTTCGTTATTCTGGCCAATGTGAATGTGGCGCTGACCCTGATTATTTTTGCGGTGATTCCCATTATGCTGCTGTGCTCCATCTGGTTTAACAAACGGATGCGCCGGGCTTTTAAAATGGGGCGGGTGGTTACCGGGGATATTAACGCCCAGGTAGAGGACAGCCTGCTGGGTGTGCGGGTTGTCAAGTCTTTTGCCAATGAAGCCATTGAAGAGGAAAAATTTAATGAGGGCAACGCGGGCTTTCTGGATATTAAAAGGATGATGTACCGTTATATGGCGGGCTTCCAGACCATGACACGCCTGTTTGACGGGGTTATGTACATCGTGGTCGTTGTTGCCGGCTCATTGTTTATGATCGGCGGAAAAATTACCCCGGGCGATTTGATGGCCTACCTGCTTTACGTCACAACGCTGCTCACCTCGATCCGGCGGGTCGTTGAGTTTACCGAGCAGTTTCAGCGGGGTATGACGGGAATCGAGCGCTTTATTGAGATTATGGACGAGCCCCTGGAAATCGTGGATACGCCGGGCGCCAGAAAGCTGAAAAATGTTAAGGGCGATATAAGGTTTGACCATGTTGGTTTTATGTATTCCGACGACAATACCGAGGTGCTTTCCAATATTGACCTGCATGTGGAGCCTGGAAAGAACATTGCCCTGATCGGCCCCTCCGGAAGCGGCAAAAGCACGCTCTGCAACCTGATTCCCCGTTTTTATGATGTGACCTCTGGACGGATTCTCATCGACGGGCAGGACATCAAGGATTTAACCCTGCATTCGCTGCGCTCCGAAATCGGCATGGTTCAGCAGGAGGTTTATCTCTTTGCCGGCTCGGTGTTTGAGAACATCGCCTACGGGCTGCCCGGGGCCGGCAGAGAAGCGGTTGAGACCGCGGCGAAACAGGCCGGTGCCCACGATTTTATCATGGGTCTGCCCGAGGGCTACGATACCTACGTTGGCGAGCGCGGCGTCAAGCTTTCCGGCGGACAGAAGCAGCGTATCAGCATCGCGCGGGTCTTTTTGAAAAATCCGCCGATCCTGATTCTTGATGAGGCCACCTCGGCGCTGGATAATGAAAGTGAGCGGATCGTTCAACAATCCCTCGAGAAACTGACGGTCGGCCGGACCACCTTTACCATTGCCCACCGTCTGACGACCATCCGCAATGCCGACATTATACTGGTGCTCACCGAGGACGGCATTGTCGAACAGGGAACCCACAGAGAGCTGATGGCAAAGGGCGGTATCTACCACGATCTTTACCAGTTTTATACAGAAGACAGCGATCTCAATGAAGAATTTTAA
- a CDS encoding methionine gamma-lyase family protein yields the protein MENTKNAYLKEEFNISEDVISFVDRVETAIEPRLAELDEKAEYHQYKVIKAMQRANLSDRHFHPATGYGYDDVGREVVETIYADIFGAEDALVRPHISSGTHAISLCLYGVLRPGDELLSITGSPYDTLRTVIGIEDADAGNGTLKDFGVNYNQIELTEDGKIDEEKVLSSIHENTKMIYMQRSTGYSWRKALRISDMEAIIVKVKTVKPDVVVFVDNCYGEFLDYKEPVAVGADLMAGSLIKNPGGGLAPTGGYVAGKEKYVYMAACRLAAPGVAKETGATLDINRTLLQGLFLAPTVVAQAIKTAVLMAAAYDKLGFGVCPGVEDYRSDIIQSIKLCDPEAVKVFCRAVQEAAPVDSFVTPEPWDMPGYNCPIIMAAGAFIQGSSIELSADAPMREPYIAYFQGGLTHYHGKLGLLLTLQRLKEAGIIKNLQEV from the coding sequence ATGGAGAACACGAAAAACGCTTATTTAAAGGAAGAATTTAATATTTCAGAGGATGTTATCAGCTTTGTGGACAGAGTGGAAACAGCCATAGAGCCCCGCCTTGCAGAGCTGGACGAAAAGGCCGAGTATCACCAGTATAAGGTCATTAAAGCCATGCAGCGCGCCAACCTGAGTGACCGCCACTTTCACCCTGCAACGGGCTACGGCTATGACGATGTCGGCCGCGAAGTGGTGGAGACCATTTACGCCGATATTTTTGGCGCCGAGGACGCTTTGGTGAGGCCGCATATATCATCGGGGACGCATGCCATTTCGCTGTGCCTTTACGGCGTCTTGCGGCCAGGTGACGAGCTTTTATCCATTACTGGCAGCCCCTATGACACCCTGCGGACTGTTATCGGCATCGAAGACGCGGACGCCGGAAATGGTACCCTGAAGGATTTTGGGGTAAACTACAATCAGATTGAGCTGACAGAGGATGGAAAAATTGACGAGGAAAAGGTTCTGTCCAGCATCCATGAAAACACAAAAATGATCTATATGCAGCGCTCCACGGGCTACAGCTGGCGTAAAGCCCTTAGGATTTCAGATATGGAGGCGATTATCGTCAAGGTAAAGACTGTTAAGCCCGATGTGGTGGTGTTTGTGGACAACTGCTACGGCGAATTTCTTGACTATAAGGAGCCGGTAGCAGTGGGCGCAGACCTTATGGCCGGATCGCTCATTAAAAACCCGGGCGGCGGCCTGGCTCCGACCGGCGGTTATGTCGCCGGGAAAGAAAAATACGTGTACATGGCCGCCTGCCGTCTGGCGGCGCCGGGTGTCGCTAAGGAAACGGGCGCCACGCTGGACATTAACCGCACCCTTCTGCAGGGCCTTTTTCTGGCCCCGACAGTGGTCGCACAGGCCATCAAAACCGCTGTGCTTATGGCGGCCGCTTATGATAAGCTTGGCTTTGGGGTATGTCCCGGCGTAGAGGATTACCGCAGTGATATTATCCAGAGCATTAAGCTTTGTGATCCAGAGGCTGTAAAGGTCTTTTGCCGCGCGGTCCAGGAGGCAGCACCGGTGGATTCCTTTGTCACGCCGGAGCCCTGGGATATGCCGGGCTATAACTGCCCGATTATCATGGCGGCGGGCGCTTTTATCCAGGGCTCGTCCATTGAGCTCAGCGCGGACGCCCCCATGCGTGAGCCATACATTGCTTATTTTCAGGGCGGGCTTACCCATTATCATGGGAAGCTTGGTCTGCTGCTTACCCTGCAGCGCTTGAAGGAAGCAGGGATTATTAAAAATTTACAGGAGGTCTGA
- a CDS encoding methyltransferase domain-containing protein — MINKDKIERINFLAKKKKAEGLTAEELEEQQGLRAEYLEAVRANLKSQLDSIEIMSPDYEESYTEEDKKHIDEMNEKLAVEYQDEQRRERMSVTEAGNPRKPQGEAGKMMIERMNESHAEMTAWALDKLDLKATDTVLDVGCGGGAALKRLSGRIDGGKLYGIDYSEVSVEASKELNKADVESGKMEIHQGSVSKMPFEDGMFDAIITVESYYFWPDLEEDMREVFRVLREGGTFMLIAEMYMNDGLDEHHIEMAKKYELRNLTVDEFKELFEKVGYKETKIHLKDGKYWICVEGRK; from the coding sequence ATGATCAACAAAGATAAAATAGAACGCATTAATTTTTTAGCGAAAAAGAAAAAGGCAGAGGGCCTGACCGCAGAGGAGCTGGAAGAACAGCAGGGCCTGCGCGCCGAATATCTAGAAGCGGTCCGGGCGAATTTAAAAAGCCAGCTGGACAGCATTGAAATTATGAGTCCGGATTATGAAGAAAGCTATACGGAAGAAGATAAAAAACACATTGATGAAATGAATGAAAAGCTGGCGGTCGAATACCAGGACGAGCAGCGCAGGGAAAGAATGTCTGTCACAGAAGCGGGAAACCCCAGAAAACCCCAGGGTGAAGCGGGCAAGATGATGATTGAACGCATGAATGAAAGCCATGCGGAAATGACGGCCTGGGCGCTGGACAAGCTCGATTTAAAGGCGACCGATACCGTGCTGGATGTCGGCTGCGGCGGGGGAGCCGCCCTGAAACGCCTGTCTGGGCGCATTGACGGCGGCAAGCTCTACGGTATCGACTATTCCGAGGTATCGGTTGAGGCCTCAAAGGAGCTGAACAAGGCTGATGTTGAAAGCGGAAAGATGGAAATCCATCAGGGTTCTGTCTCCAAAATGCCCTTTGAGGACGGCATGTTTGACGCCATCATTACAGTGGAGAGCTACTACTTCTGGCCTGACCTGGAGGAAGACATGCGCGAGGTGTTCCGTGTCCTCAGGGAAGGTGGTACCTTTATGCTGATTGCAGAAATGTACATGAACGACGGTCTGGATGAACATCACATCGAAATGGCCAAGAAATATGAGCTGCGCAACCTGACGGTTGATGAGTTTAAGGAACTTTTTGAAAAGGTCGGCTATAAAGAAACAAAAATCCATTTAAAGGATGGAAAATACTGGATCTGTGTGGAAGGCAGAAAATAA
- a CDS encoding MBL fold metallo-hydrolase: MKTEKLIVLGTGNAMVTECYNTCFAIKSGKEYFMVDAGGGNGILGQMKKASVSPAHIHHLFITHGHTDHVLGVVWLVRQIATMMLEKTYAGTLKIYCHDELIKTVVTICDLTLQKKLTALFGSRILLVPVQDGQTEKILDYYVTFFDIHSTKLKQFGFTTMLKNGQKLTCLGDEPFNPLCQKYVLDTDWLLSEAFCLYSERDIFAPYEKHHSTVREACELAEEMKIANLVLWHTEEKNLADRKKRYKAEGKKYFKGKIYVPDDLDVLKLK; the protein is encoded by the coding sequence ATGAAAACAGAAAAACTCATTGTCCTCGGTACTGGAAACGCCATGGTGACCGAATGTTATAACACCTGCTTTGCCATTAAAAGCGGAAAGGAATATTTTATGGTGGATGCCGGCGGTGGAAACGGCATTCTCGGCCAGATGAAAAAAGCCTCAGTCAGTCCCGCGCATATCCATCATCTTTTCATTACCCACGGCCATACCGACCATGTGCTTGGGGTGGTCTGGCTGGTCCGCCAAATTGCCACGATGATGCTGGAAAAAACATACGCGGGCACCCTCAAGATTTACTGCCACGACGAACTGATAAAAACCGTGGTAACCATCTGTGATCTGACCCTTCAGAAAAAGCTGACGGCCCTTTTTGGCAGCCGTATTCTTTTGGTCCCTGTCCAGGACGGACAGACCGAAAAAATTCTTGATTATTACGTTACCTTCTTTGATATCCACTCCACCAAGCTAAAACAGTTTGGCTTTACCACCATGCTGAAAAACGGACAAAAGCTGACCTGTCTTGGTGACGAGCCCTTCAACCCTCTCTGTCAAAAATACGTTCTGGATACGGACTGGCTGCTCAGCGAGGCCTTCTGTCTTTACAGCGAACGGGATATTTTCGCCCCCTACGAGAAACACCACAGTACGGTCCGGGAGGCCTGCGAGCTGGCCGAAGAAATGAAAATTGCCAATCTGGTTCTCTGGCACACCGAGGAAAAAAATCTGGCAGATCGGAAAAAGCGCTATAAGGCAGAAGGAAAAAAATATTTCAAAGGGAAAATTTATGTTCCGGATGATCTGGATGTGCTCAAATTAAAATAA
- a CDS encoding aminopeptidase — protein sequence MSKDKESKAKELQKSLTKKFELAWHALEQEEKTAVDDFCEGYKEYLTVSKTERLCAAYTVLLAEERGFKPLEYYQAKGKVVPGDKVYVIFRKKTVLLFVMGEDALENGMSIIGAHIDAPRLDLKPAPLYEESDMAYFKTHYYGGIKKYQWVTMPLALHGTVVKKDGEIINISLGEKDEEPVFCITDLLPHLSQEQNQKKMADGIKGEGLNLIIGSIPYEDKDIGDAVKLNILKQLNDTYGIIEEDFASAELEVVPAGAARDVGFDRSFIGSYGQDDRVCAFTATMAILSQDEKNPPKRTLCTILADKEEIGSYGSTGMQSKFFENEMAELIDLTEDHKPELTLRRCLKNSEFLSADVTAAYDPNFSGTHDLYNAPFAGKGLVISKYGGSRGKAGSNDAHAEFLGKLRECFNAADVTWQMGELGRVDLGGGGTIAYMLAEYGMDVVDCGPALLSMHSPFELCSKADVYMTYKGYKAFFDHC from the coding sequence ATGAGCAAAGATAAAGAAAGTAAAGCAAAAGAACTCCAGAAATCCCTGACAAAGAAGTTTGAGCTTGCGTGGCACGCTCTGGAACAAGAGGAAAAAACAGCGGTTGATGATTTTTGCGAAGGCTATAAAGAATATCTGACCGTTTCAAAAACCGAGCGCTTATGTGCGGCCTACACCGTGCTTTTAGCCGAAGAAAGGGGCTTTAAACCGCTTGAGTATTATCAGGCTAAGGGTAAGGTCGTACCCGGGGATAAGGTCTACGTTATTTTCAGAAAGAAAACCGTTCTGCTGTTCGTGATGGGCGAAGATGCCCTTGAAAACGGCATGTCGATTATCGGAGCGCATATTGATGCGCCAAGACTTGATTTAAAGCCGGCGCCATTGTATGAAGAGTCGGATATGGCATATTTTAAAACCCACTATTACGGGGGGATAAAAAAATACCAGTGGGTAACCATGCCGCTGGCCCTTCACGGCACTGTTGTCAAAAAAGATGGTGAGATCATCAATATTTCATTGGGCGAAAAGGATGAGGAGCCTGTCTTTTGTATCACCGATTTACTGCCCCATCTCTCACAGGAACAGAACCAGAAAAAAATGGCGGATGGGATTAAAGGCGAAGGCCTGAATCTGATTATCGGCAGTATTCCTTATGAGGATAAGGATATCGGCGATGCGGTAAAGCTCAATATTCTCAAGCAGCTCAATGACACCTACGGCATTATCGAGGAGGATTTTGCCAGCGCGGAGCTGGAGGTAGTACCAGCCGGCGCCGCGAGAGATGTAGGCTTCGACCGCAGCTTTATTGGAAGCTACGGCCAGGACGACCGCGTATGCGCGTTTACCGCCACGATGGCAATCTTAAGCCAGGATGAAAAGAACCCGCCTAAGCGTACCTTATGCACGATTCTGGCCGATAAGGAAGAGATCGGCAGCTATGGCAGTACTGGCATGCAGTCGAAATTCTTTGAAAATGAAATGGCAGAGCTCATCGACCTGACAGAAGATCATAAGCCGGAGCTGACCTTAAGGCGCTGCCTCAAAAATTCTGAATTTTTATCTGCGGATGTCACGGCGGCCTATGACCCGAACTTTTCAGGAACGCACGACCTGTATAACGCGCCTTTTGCCGGAAAGGGCTTGGTGATCTCAAAATACGGCGGTTCCAGAGGAAAGGCCGGTTCCAACGATGCGCACGCTGAGTTTTTAGGAAAACTGCGGGAGTGCTTTAACGCGGCCGACGTTACCTGGCAGATGGGTGAGCTTGGCCGTGTGGATCTGGGCGGCGGTGGAACCATTGCTTACATGCTGGCAGAATACGGCATGGATGTAGTGGACTGCGGCCCGGCGCTGCTGAGCATGCACTCGCCCTTTGAGCTCTGTTCAAAAGCGGATGTTTATATGACCTATAAGGGCTATAAAGCGTTTTTTGACCATTGCTGA
- the rsxC gene encoding electron transport complex subunit RsxC translates to MELKEKQKTFRGGIHPPYRKKRTASVSVKVAAEPKVVTIPMSLHIGAPCTPVVKKGDTVYLGQKVGEANGFVSAPVHSSVSGTVIAVEERAHPNGEMIMSVVIESDGKNTVDPSIKPYGNFRKYEPKQIIDIIRDAGIVGMGGATFPTHVKLSIPPDKTVDSVVLNGAECEPYLTADHHLMLARPKRIIQGLRIAMRAVGVDKGYIGVESNKPNAIEKLRKAITEKDNIEVVVLETKYPQGAEKQLIKAITGREVPSGGLPADAGVVVMNVGTACQIAITFETGLPLHKRLLTCTGNAVKNARTMEVKVGTPYQEVIDQCGGFAKKPYKVISGGPMMGVTLFSTDVPVMKGTSGILCLTKGAAYIPEPSNCIRCGKCAEACPIHLQPLYLAAYSEKERWEKCEEYHALDCIECGSCSFICPAKRTLVASIRVAKRQIAALKQKEKK, encoded by the coding sequence TTGGAATTAAAGGAAAAACAAAAAACGTTCCGGGGCGGAATCCATCCGCCTTACAGGAAAAAGAGAACGGCATCCGTCTCGGTTAAGGTTGCAGCTGAACCTAAGGTTGTAACGATTCCAATGTCCCTTCACATCGGCGCGCCCTGTACGCCGGTGGTGAAAAAGGGAGATACGGTTTACCTCGGCCAGAAAGTTGGAGAAGCAAACGGTTTTGTTTCAGCTCCTGTGCACTCAAGCGTATCCGGTACGGTTATCGCGGTTGAAGAGCGGGCGCATCCCAACGGAGAGATGATCATGTCTGTGGTCATCGAGTCCGACGGTAAAAACACGGTTGATCCCTCGATCAAGCCTTACGGCAATTTCAGGAAATATGAGCCGAAGCAGATCATCGACATTATCCGTGATGCCGGAATTGTCGGCATGGGGGGAGCAACCTTCCCGACGCATGTTAAGCTGAGTATCCCGCCGGATAAAACGGTGGACAGCGTGGTTTTAAACGGCGCGGAATGTGAACCTTACCTGACTGCGGATCATCATCTGATGCTGGCCCGGCCAAAACGTATTATCCAGGGATTGAGAATTGCCATGCGGGCTGTCGGGGTTGACAAGGGCTATATCGGCGTGGAAAGCAATAAGCCAAACGCCATTGAGAAGCTAAGGAAAGCCATTACCGAAAAGGATAATATCGAGGTGGTGGTTTTAGAAACAAAATACCCTCAGGGAGCTGAAAAACAGCTGATAAAAGCGATTACAGGCCGTGAGGTGCCATCCGGCGGCTTGCCGGCTGATGCGGGCGTTGTCGTAATGAATGTGGGGACAGCCTGCCAGATTGCCATCACGTTTGAAACCGGTTTACCCCTGCACAAGCGTCTGCTCACCTGCACCGGCAACGCGGTAAAAAATGCCCGGACAATGGAAGTCAAGGTAGGGACACCCTATCAGGAGGTCATTGACCAGTGCGGCGGATTTGCAAAAAAACCGTATAAGGTCATTTCCGGCGGTCCGATGATGGGGGTTACCCTCTTCAGCACGGATGTCCCGGTGATGAAAGGGACATCGGGAATTTTGTGCCTGACAAAGGGCGCGGCCTATATCCCTGAGCCTTCGAACTGTATCCGTTGTGGAAAATGCGCGGAAGCATGCCCGATTCATCTGCAGCCCCTTTACCTGGCCGCCTACTCAGAAAAGGAACGCTGGGAAAAGTGTGAGGAATACCATGCTCTCGACTGTATCGAGTGCGGCAGCTGCTCATTTATCTGTCCCGCCAAGCGGACACTGGTTGCGTCCATCCGTGTGGCCAAGCGTCAGATCGCGGCATTAAAACAGAAAGAAAAGAAATAG
- a CDS encoding RnfABCDGE type electron transport complex subunit D, protein MSKLDLTLTVSSSPHIRAKHNTSSIMQSVIVALLPALAVAGYVFGMRTFLIVAICVASCVVTEAVIQKLMKKPITVSDWSAVVTGLLLAFNLPITAPWWMCIVGSVFAIALVKQCFGGLGHNFMNPALAARAFLVASWPTHMTGTAYIPTADTFTTATPLGILKEGMDLTTLPSNLDMFLGINGVYGSIGEISALALLIGGIYLIVRGVISWRIPAVYLATVAILSLVFGQDPIFQLCSGGLMLGAFFMATDYVSSPSTAVGQIIFAFGCGLITMIIRMFGGYPEGVSYSILLMNVAAPLIERFTRPRIYGAPKKEKKSKEVEVNG, encoded by the coding sequence TTGAGTAAATTAGATTTAACACTGACTGTATCCTCATCACCACATATTCGCGCAAAGCACAATACCTCCAGTATTATGCAGAGTGTTATCGTTGCGCTTTTACCGGCCCTCGCAGTTGCCGGATATGTATTTGGCATGAGAACCTTCCTGATCGTGGCAATCTGCGTTGCCAGCTGTGTCGTGACGGAAGCGGTTATCCAAAAGCTGATGAAAAAGCCCATTACGGTCAGTGACTGGAGCGCTGTTGTTACAGGCCTGCTGTTGGCCTTTAACCTGCCCATTACAGCACCGTGGTGGATGTGTATTGTCGGTTCCGTTTTTGCCATTGCCCTGGTTAAGCAGTGCTTTGGGGGCCTCGGCCATAACTTTATGAACCCGGCTTTGGCGGCCAGAGCTTTTCTGGTGGCGTCATGGCCAACTCATATGACAGGCACGGCCTATATCCCGACAGCGGATACCTTTACCACGGCGACCCCGCTGGGAATTTTAAAAGAAGGTATGGACTTAACCACACTGCCCAGTAATCTTGATATGTTTCTGGGAATCAACGGTGTTTATGGCTCCATTGGGGAGATTTCCGCGTTGGCGCTGCTGATCGGTGGCATTTACCTCATTGTCCGTGGGGTTATCAGCTGGCGTATTCCGGCGGTTTATCTCGCGACTGTGGCCATTTTATCCCTTGTGTTCGGACAGGACCCCATCTTCCAGCTTTGCTCTGGTGGTTTAATGCTGGGTGCTTTCTTCATGGCGACCGATTATGTCTCATCACCGAGCACGGCGGTCGGACAGATCATTTTTGCCTTTGGCTGTGGCCTGATAACCATGATTATACGAATGTTCGGCGGTTATCCGGAAGGGGTATCCTACTCCATTCTGCTGATGAACGTCGCAGCCCCGCTCATTGAACGGTTTACGCGTCCGCGTATTTACGGCGCGCCGAAAAAGGAAAAAAAGAGTAAAGAGGTGGAAGTGAATGGCTAA
- a CDS encoding RnfABCDGE type electron transport complex subunit G, producing MANKEKMSIDWKNVIKLAVILFVITAIASLCLALTNYVTSDVIDQRNEQANTEARQAVLPDADKFEAVENIEVIAASAAPNEADIIKEAYIGYKGSELAGYTIKTAPSGYGGAVEVLTGIDKDGKITGITILSQSETPGLGAKSTEPAFQEQFKGKNAKKEIAVIKSGEASDNQITAITGATITSKAVTTGVNASEKVYEALAREGGAQ from the coding sequence ATGGCTAATAAAGAAAAAATGTCCATTGACTGGAAAAATGTCATCAAGCTGGCTGTTATTCTCTTTGTCATCACGGCGATTGCGTCTCTCTGCCTCGCGTTGACGAATTACGTCACCTCCGACGTCATTGACCAGCGTAACGAGCAGGCCAATACAGAAGCCCGTCAGGCTGTCTTGCCCGACGCCGATAAATTTGAAGCCGTCGAAAATATCGAGGTCATCGCAGCGTCGGCAGCGCCCAATGAGGCCGACATTATTAAGGAAGCTTACATTGGCTATAAAGGCAGCGAGCTGGCTGGCTATACCATCAAGACTGCCCCGAGCGGTTATGGCGGAGCGGTTGAGGTGCTGACTGGTATTGATAAAGATGGTAAAATCACGGGTATTACCATTTTAAGCCAGAGTGAAACGCCGGGTCTGGGTGCAAAGTCTACCGAGCCGGCCTTCCAGGAGCAGTTTAAGGGAAAAAATGCCAAAAAGGAAATTGCGGTCATTAAATCCGGAGAAGCTTCGGATAATCAGATAACCGCCATTACAGGCGCTACAATCACTTCAAAGGCGGTTACAACAGGCGTCAACGCATCTGAAAAAGTATATGAAGCGCTTGCGAGGGAAGGAGGCGCACAATAA